The genomic segment GCCGGCCCTGCGTGGCGTTGGTAACTTTTCTGCCATTGGTGTTCCACTTTCGACGTCACGCTACTCCGAGCATATCACTCTCATTCCACAACCTCTTCGTggagagcggaggggagTACGtacgaaaagaagaaaggggaTAAATGCCGGCTGCGCTTAGCGTCGacacactcacacccacccacccacccacacacacacacacacacacacacacacacacacacgagagagagagatgctgCGTCTCTTCTTCCACCTGAGCCTACTCGATAGCGTCCACAGAGGCAGAGCCAAGCATCTGCACCGCGGTTGTCGCATCCACCGGCACCAGAGGGCGAGGTACCTTGCTTGCCGCTGGTGCAATCTTCTTTGCAGGTGCTATGGGTGCCCGCGGCACCTTGCGCTCtggcgccgccttcgcctcctctcttggCTCCTCGTCTCGCTCGtcgttctcttcctcgtcccccTCCTTGGTTGGGAGGTCGAGGCTCACGGAAGCCTGGATGGGCGGGACATACGTGTCGAGCGTCTCATCTCGGCTcatgagcagcgcctccatctcGTTGTATTGCTTCTCGTagatgagctgcagtgcgGTCTTGCCCATGATGTTCTGCTCAGCCGGCCTCCACCCGTGTGCtagcagcgcctccgccgcagcgacacggTTGTTCAGCGCAGCAAAGTGTAAAGCCGTGTTGCCCTCGTCATTCGGGACATTCGGTTGGGGGTCAAACTGGAAGAGCATCTCCAAGATGGCCATGTGGCCATTCGCGGCGGCCATGTGCACTGCTGTGCGGCCCTGCTCATCCCGCGCGTCGACCTCGCTTGGGTTCTTCTCCAGGTACGCCTTGAGCAGATCCAGGTCGCCAGTCTCGTTGTACCGCGCGCTGTCGAGGAACGCATCCACGTCCGTGAGCGGCTCACGAAACTCTGAGTCTGGCTCATAGTAGGGCTCCATCGCTGTGTGCGTCCCTCTCGGTCCTTTCTCGGTTACTCTGGCACCAGTCGGACTGTGTTTCTCCGACGGTTGTTTAGAGAGGGCGAAAGAGACGGAATAGAGCAATAAAGGGATGGATTAGATGCGCATAGTACACCCCACAGGCATACTTCTCGGGAAACGAGTGATTGCACTGCGCCGCGTGTATGCCTGGATGCCCGTGCGTGGTCAACAGCAAGCGCTGATGATCGTTCATTACGCAGTACGACACAAAGGTGCAGCCTACACGATGAGAACATGAAGAGAGGGGCGCTCATCAGAAGGAGGCGACGCTGGAAGACTGAGTCAGCACAGTTTGAGCGTAGAAGCACCTTAGTGCCCCTATTTCTTATGAGACTCTCTTACCACTCGAACAGAAAAGAATCTCCGCCAGAACCATGTTTGCCACATATACTCCTCCTACGCAATGAGAGCGTTGCCGGGTTGACTCAGCCTGGTACCTCCCCCTCCTAGGGCACAATGTCGCGATCAAGAAACACCGTTAGGGTGCGTGGTCATGATTCGCTTTTGCTCGTCTTGTTTACTGAGCTTTGCTCATTAATGAGGAAAGTGTAGaaacactcacacacacacacacacacacacacacgaggacCATGCGCAGAAGGcaagtaaaaaaaaaaaagaggagtgggggaaggaaagagggggggtcGTACATTTGGGTGACATCCGCCTTGTGgacacagaagagaagacaaggCAAGacaaaacaaaagagagaaaaaaaaagaggaagaacaCATCCAGCCTCGCCAACATAAACCCACACGCATACTTAACAACTCACAGAgacgacaaaaaaaaaacgacacaGTCATCCTCATCATAGTCAACATCAGTATCATCATGATGATCGAGCATACGCTCCTCAACCATCACACAGCGCATACAAATACAAAAAGGACGAAAGAAGGGGAAATACAACCGCGAACGAGTACACAAGGTGAATCAtattccccccccctgcatACGCAGACGTGATCATCAAAGCGCCATTCGAGATGTCATCCCTTCTACCTCCTacctcccaccccaccccatcCATAAATGCAGAGTAGCACGGACACATTAGACAaggaacagagaagaaagtAAAATGGGCGCAATAGAGGTCGAAGCCAACTCACCTCTACCTCTCTCGTATGAGCtgccttctccatctctcttgGACACGCGCATTTGATGGGCGTTCTTGTATGCAATACTATTCCAcccatctccacctccccctcctccccgctTCCCTATGTGTTTTCCGCGCCCTGTGtgcttcctcttctgctgctttgcttcgCTTTaacagcagaagaggaagaaaaggaaagagaaagaagcacacCAGAGATGCG from the Leishmania panamensis strain MHOM/PA/94/PSC-1 chromosome 28 sequence genome contains:
- a CDS encoding hypothetical protein (TriTrypDB/GeneDB-style sysID: LpmP.28.0690), producing MEPYYEPDSEFREPLTDVDAFLDSARYNETGDLDLLKAYLEKNPSEVDARDEQGRTAVHMAAANGHMAILEMLFQFDPQPNVPNDEGNTALHFAALNNRVAAAEALLAHGWRPAEQNIMGKTALQLIYEKQYNEMEALLMSRDETLDTYVPPIQASVSLDLPTKEGDEEENDERDEEPREEAKAAPERKVPRAPIAPAKKIAPAASKVPRPLVPVDATTAVQMLGSASVDAIE